TACTTATAAGccaaatattatatttatttctGTCTAGTTTATTCTTTTCTTACTTATTCTTTGAGTAGTTCTGACTTCAATCATCTTATCTCCCTCAATACTAATAATATGTATACTTTACTAACTAAAGCTAAAAATTTTCTTGAGGCCACTATTAACGCTGGTCAGAGAAAAGTTCTGGGTGCTCTCCGCAAGCTATCCCAAGCGCTGGAATCCCCTCAGGATTCCGCGCAGAGAATTATGTACCTAGTAAGAATTTTTCTAATCCGCCAAATTTGCCCTGCTAATACTCCGCTAGCAAATCCAGATTGCATTAGTTCGAATCGGTTGCGATCTGAGGCTCTTTGACATTCTTGCTGAAAGCCCAACACCTCTGTCTGTCGATGTCTTGTCGCAAAAGACTGGCGCGGCACCGACGCTTCTGGGTACGTTACGTCAAGACCTATCTGGAGCGGCTACTAATTTGAGGCTTTAGGGCGCGTCCTGCGGTACCTATCATCTCATGGAGTAATTAAGGAGATCGGGAAGAATACCTTCACCAACAATAAAATCACAAAGACATTCACTTATCCTGGCTTCCGGGGTGGCATTTACCATTAGTTAGTACTGCGTACCTGTTTTAACTACATATTGCCTTCTTGCAATCTAATTATAGAATATAGTCACGATAATGTTGGCCCTGCTATCCAGGCTCTTCCTGATTTTCTCAAAGAAAATAAATACCAGGATATTACTAGTGCTGTTGACACGCCTCTCCAGAAGGCATGGAACACCGATCTTCCTGCTTTTATCTGGGTCCAATCCAAGCCGGAAAACTTCACGCACTTCAACCAATTTATGGCTGGTGGCCGCCTAGGCATGCCTACCTGGCTAGACGCTTACCCATACAAGGAGAAGACCAAGGGGCTTAAAACAGAACAGCCATTCTTTATCGACGTTGGAGGCGGAATTGGACATCAGGCTGTTGCTCTTCGAGAGAAACTGCCCGAGTTACCAAATAAGATTATCCTACAAGATATTCCTGCAACGCTAGAGCATGCTATTAAGCACCCAGGCATTGAAATTGTGGCACAAGACTTATTCGAGCCGCAGACTATTACCAACGCCCGGATCTACTACATGCGTAATATTATTCACGACTACCCCGACGATAAGGCTATAGTTATCCTTAAGAATACTATTACTGCTATGGCCCCCGACTCGGTTATTCTGATTGACGATATGGTACTGCCTGATTGTGGCGTCCCCTGGCAGGCTACCCAGATCGACCTTGTGATGATGAGCACCCTAGCGTCCCAGGAGCGCACACACGAGCAATGGTTTTCCCTTCTCAGCAAAGCCGGGTTGAAGATAAATAAGATATACACGTACACGGCTAGTCTGCAGGATGGCATTATCGAGGCTGTGCCTGCTTTAATGTGACAAAAAGAGCTATAATATCACTTACCTAAACGGTACCTCCTGAAAAACTGGGGCACAACCCGAAACTACTAAAGGGTTTCTTTTGTGTATAAATAGCTACGCAGGAAATGCAACTCTTATTGCGGTGTAGCCCTTATAGAGTTCTTGCTCCTCAGATAAATCTTTGTTAGGGTCTGGGCTAGAGCCCGACCTAGTTGTTGAAGATACCTGTGGACGTGGCCGTATAGTGTCAATTGAGCTAGCTTGGGGCAGCTAGTTCAATTCGTACTTGACCCTTTTGGCTCAATCGTCAATTGGGTTGGGCGACCACTTAGATGTCTGTGCTGACACTCACCATGTCTTGTTGGGCTAGACTATTACCATCTTAATACAATTAGCTTATAGCACTATTATAGACAACCTTTGGTGatgagaaagaaagaaggtAGTTTTGTGAGTTTAACTTAGGCTATAGCCTAAACCTTTAATAGCTCCTAGATATGCCATAGTAAGTGTTGACTTGCTATATATGTAGGGTAGAGCACACCCAAATCCTTACTCGTGGGACACTACATTGACACTTATTTGTGTTGCGTGCCCAATTAAGTGGGGTGGTGCATAAGCagtctggtagtactagCAGTGGGGCCTACAATAGCCCAACTAAAAGCCCAGGCCTTTACGCAAAAAATGTTCACCGCATTACTAGATGGAACGTTAAACTACTACAGATCGGCATTTTAGGGATGAACCCACAAATTACCGAACTTCGGTAACCCCTGAAACTTCAAAGTACGGCTACTCTGTAGCCGACTTGGCGAATCTGTCGGCATAATTAATATCGACTACTACTGTCGGATAATGCCTCTGTAGACTGAAGTCGCAGACCCTGCGGCCCATAGCTTGTGCCCCAGATATGCCGGTAATTATAACCAGAGGAAACATAACGTATTATATTACTTAGCCTGTACTTAAATTAACCAGATCcagctattatttatatactaatatctACTATAGCTATCTATAAACTATTATACATAAAGTACAAACCAATAATAACATGttaccttaatatataataatattattaattttattaaatttcattataatttataagttattattattaatattaagaaGAACCCTTtatattttaactttttaaccCTTAAATAGTACTTTATAAAtgaaaatataattaaagctaaaattattaaattataataaaaaaataaaaaaaaagctagtTAGTTACCAGGacctattaataatataattaatagttatatttagctaatttaataataatatataatttaaaaaacactatatatatgtattataatacgttaaatttactagcttaaaaggtaatttataaccttatatactagtaaaagccTATAACTTTACGCGTTAAAAATAcatataataataataataactcACAACCACGtgagttataccctaaaaaactcAGAGCAATCTGACATAACATAAATCAACGAAGTCTACGCCCAACTTTCGCGAagcccatcatcttcccTGCAATCACCGTACCAATTTAAACAAATCGCTCTGCAAAGCAGCTACTCGTGGGTCTCCGGCTTTACATTGCTCCCTGAAGCACTATAGCTTCTCACTTACTAATGTCAGACTCGGTCGGCAATCAATAACCTAGAAAAGAAACCACAACCATGACTAGTGCcaaaaaaggtaataagcccAACACAAGTaaattacctattataactttagggattaaagctaataagcctaaaagggtaataaaaaggctattattataaaggatattaataagaaaagggatatattattaaaggcTAAGAATactaaaaaagttaaaaaacttaataaaataactaaaaaaataaaaaaaaaataaaaaataaaggggaaaattaagaagaataccaTGgagctagttaataaaaagtagctctgtgttatagttttccccctCATTACGGAGGGTACCAAAGCTAAGATtatatattagctttaactAAAAGCAATAACCCGAGTTATCGACCTCGGAAAGTTCCAGTATACACCCTCTTCGGCAAAACTCTTCCGGCGACACCTATTATCCTCAGCCTGGAGCCTGCTCTTGCACGCTCACGGAACAAGCCAGAAAGTGGCGGTGGCGGTAGTGGTCAAGCCGGTGGCTGCAGCCCAGAGTCTTGTATGGTCCCGTTGACATGATGTATCCAGAAATAGAACCGGGGGATGAGAAGAGTAAGGAAGAGTAAAAGGTAATATGGGCGATCGGGGCCTCAAATATCCACGCTTCACAATCCAAGACAACGTTGACTTGCGTCGAACCGAAGCAATAGAATCTTGTTGGCTTATTTGATGCAGCCAGTTCCTAAATTGAGTGTTGCCTATTTTCTTGCAGTTGGCGCCACCAACTAGTTTCGTTCGTGGCATGAAAAGGCGTATATAATGCAACACGATCGTTAAACGCCCTCTTCGCCAAGGCAGAATCTGGTAATGGAAGGGTAGTTTTGCCCATCTCGCCAAATTTCCAAAGTAAATAAATTGAGCTTTCACACCCAAACCATGAGAGCACTCGGGTCTGATTTCTTTCACATATTTGGCACTTGTATCCCCTTGCACCATGTCCTTCACCAGCCATCAAGATATTCACCTCCATGCTAGCAGCATCGAGGACGCCCAACGATTCTACAAGCCAGCAAAGATCAAGCGCAAACCGCTAGCTTCTCAACTCGCTCTACCCGTCGTCATACCACGCGTGTGCGGAGACCCGTCGCGGTACAAATGTGTCGGCAAGCCCTTCACACGATGCTACGCGCCGGCCCTGGGAGCGTTTGGCATCCCCCAAGCCCAATTCATCGCCTTCATCGACGCGCTCAACGTCCACAAGCGAGGCAGCAAGGCCTTCACGTACATTTCCCAGGCCGGGAGCGCCATCAAGCTCGTGGGACACTTGGATCCCTCGGGCTTCACCAGACTTGCCGGCGCACTGGTCCAACTAGCTGGCACGGCGGCCTTCTGGGGTTCCGTCTCTGGCCCGACCTCGCGCAAGGTCGGCTACCTCAAGAAGATGAACGAAACGCTCTTCAACCCCGTGGGCTTGACCGCCAGAATCGTCAACTCGAAAGAGCTGCGGCGTCTGCTGAGCCTCGGCCCCGATGCGGATCTGCTGGCTCCGCTGCACCCCATGTTTGCCGTCCCGACGAGGGATGACTTGAGGGGAGGCAAGCGTTCCGCCTACACGGTTCCCGAGCGTCAGCTTCTGGCCCTATCCGGCAGGGTGAGCCCCGTCGAGCAGTGCGGTGTGCGGCACAAACATGCCAAGGATATCAAAGACTGCAGGGAGCGGGCCATCTGGAAGTGGCACGTAGGATCGGAAGTCTTGATGGAGGAGGCTCGTGGCAAGGCACTGCACAAACTCTACCAGGTGCCTGGTGCGACGACgcggaagaagagagaatCTCTCATGAGATCTGTGCACAAGACTGATAAGGAGGTCGCCGCTACTGAGAAGCTCGTGTGGTTGGTGGTGCAGAACACGCGTGAAGTGCAAAAAGTATCCAGGCCTTCCGACTAGTTCTGACCACTTGGATGCCAAGTTCTGGGCAATGGATATGAACTGTGGTTATGGTTCATCATGGTTGACCACGACTAGGTTTCAGGTGCATCGTCAATTGTGAAAGTCCAATGTTGCATATTCAGATACCATCACTTTATTCGTCATCTCGCCAACTATCGCGAGAAGCATACCAAATTCGTGTCAACTGCGAAATATAAAAGTCTCGACTTGTCGCGTATGAGATGTTATAAGACGCCATCCAAGAAAGCCTGGCATTTCGACACCCAGATATAGTAAAACCTCGCAAGTTTTGCTCAAGCTTTTCACCAACTTTGTGGTATTTATAACACATTCGGCATGAACCCTTCTGTCATCATTCAAGTTCAAACTGGGTGTGAAATGAATCCAAGTGTCGACGGTATTTAGCTCTCCCTTGGGGGTATTTTCTGCCCAACCCCTGCATATCTGCAAACAGACGTATCTAACAAGCAAGTCAACACCAAGGCAACATTATCCTACACGCTATGTAAAGGTTGAATAGTGGACAGCTGACGGTGTAACCGCACAGCACAGCAAGTCTGCAAGCAAAAGCAGAAATTAAATGATTCCCTAGGCATTCATAACTCATCACAGTTGGTAAAGGCTTGGTCATGTTTCCTATCcagtttcttttctttaaCACCATCGGCTGTTTCATCTAATCGTTTCCCTTGTTGTATCTGCCAAGGTTTACAAGTGCTCACGTAGTAAAGCAGCGCTAGTAAATGAAACGCAAGTGCTCGAGTGCGGCGTTTCTCCCTTGCCATGCTCCGCCAGTACATACAGTCCTTTCTTTGACCCCAAGTGGCTGCTTAGCGTTCGTTACCCAAGGCTTTCGTGCTAGCAGACATATTCACCAACTTCCATGACTAGGGCCTTGTCCCTGTCAGCCTACTGTATGACTCCCTGCTTGTCCGTCACGTACATATTTGGCGGCTCTATTCAAGATGTGCAAATGTCCAAGTAGTCAAACTCAAGCGTAAAACGCCTTTACATTTGGTCAACATCTAGGGAAAACCACCAAGTCGAGCTACCAGGTGACCTATTTCGCTGTTGAACAGTTCTTCGTCAGGGGCTTGACGCGCTCCCTTATGCTCTGCGTGTACTCGGTCGCAGGCGCATCATAATCAGTAATGTACACCGACACAGAAACCCTCCCACTCTCCACAACATACGTCTCGCCAGGAAGCCGACAGTCACCATTCACACACGCATTCAGACCCGCCGAGTACGGCTTGATATTGGCCCAATGAAAGACGCCCGTGGCTGGATCCCAAACGGCCTCATTGATGTGCGCGTTTCCCGTCATGCGTGTCTGGACAATCTCGGGATCCGTATTGTTCGCCGTGAGAAGGGGAATGTTGACGGTCAAGCCGTAGCCCAGAGGAAGCAGGGGGCCGCCGTCGGGAGCGCTGCGGATGATTTGCTCAATGACCTTTACCGAGACCCTGGCCGTCCATGTGGCCTCGTTGGTTTCGTTTTTGATGTCGAAATAGGCAATCTTTTTATTACTCCCCGCAATGGCGATGCTTGGCACGGATCGCTCCGTTGCGGCGTAGCTGAAGTGGAGGTGAGCAATGTGACACAGTGCCGTTGAAGAAACGACTTACGATGCGCCGGCGGTTCCTGACAGGGTCCAAACAAATGGACCGAGGTTGGCTCCGAAATTCGGTCCCGTCACGATGAGGTCGGGGACGTGGAAGGGCGCGTGTCGGGGAAGAACGTAGTCTAGCGCAACAAACGTACACGCGGCGGGTGTTCCGTTGTAGTACCAGATTTGGGAATCGTGAGGGTCGGTGCCGACCTGAGACGTCAGTGATGGGAAAAGGTAACCCCCAAGGGCTCGCATGACGTACTGAAGGGGCGCCCGCGGGAATAATGTCGTATTGTGACGGCCCAGTCAGGTTGCCGAGTTCTGTGAAGGATGAACggccgccttggctgctCTGTTCGGTGGCCGGCGCAACAATCCAGACTGGCTTTTGTGAGCTACACATGCTAGTTGCGGGTGGCTTTGCCATACTGACCGTCGTGACCGGCCGTTTTCAACAAGCGGTACACCTCGCGCAGATTCCCTGATGCAAACCCGTCGTCATTGTTGAGGAGAATGTTGATTGCCTGCGACGAAGATGCAAAGCCCAGCGTCAAGCCCGCCAGCAAAGTTGAGAAGCGCATGACGAGGCCGGGCAGCGGATAGGAAGCCGAGTAAAGGGCAAGCCGTTCTGCTGGTTGAAGTCGTCTAGCAAGTCGAATGGTTCACGACAGCCATGGAACAGCAACTGGCGGGCTTATCATTGACGAATAGTCGGGAGCCTCGGCCACAAGCAAAGAGTTGGACTGCTCAGCCGGGAATGCACGAAGCTCTTTCTGGTCAACTGGCAAGCCATCTCTTCCAACAAGACTTTGCTTTGGAGCCCGAACCATGGAGCATCAGCCCGTCCCTGGCGCTGCGCATGGTCTACCTTGCAGACACGGCATGGCGGTACCA
The Metarhizium brunneum chromosome 7, complete sequence genome window above contains:
- the PHO2_1 gene encoding Acid phosphatase, with product MRFSTLLAGLTLGFASSSQAINILLNNDDGFASGNLREVYRLLKTAGHDVWIVAPATEQSSQGGRSSFTELGNLTGPSQYDIIPAGAPSVGTDPHDSQIWYYNGTPAACTFVALDYVLPRHAPFHVPDLIVTGPNFGANLGPFVWTLSGTAGASYAATERSVPSIAIAGSNKKIAYFDIKNETNEATWTARVSVKVIEQIIRSAPDGGPLLPLGYGLTVNIPLLTANNTDPEIVQTRMTGNAHINEAVWDPATGVFHWANIKPYSAGLNACVNGDCRLPGETYVVESGRVSVSVYITDYDAPATEYTQSIRERVKPLTKNCSTAK
- the aflO_1 gene encoding Demethylsterigmatocystin 6-O-methyltransferase → MYTLLTKAKNFLEATINAGQRKVLGALRKLSQALESPQDSAQRIMYLQIQIALVRIGCDLRLFDILAESPTPLSVDVLSQKTGAAPTLLGRVLRYLSSHGVIKEIGKNTFTNNKITKTFTYPGFRGGIYHYHDNVGPAIQALPDFLKENKYQDITSAVDTPLQKAWNTDLPAFIWVQSKPENFTHFNQFMAGGRLGMPTWLDAYPYKEKTKGLKTEQPFFIDVGGGIGHQAVALREKLPELPNKIILQDIPATLEHAIKHPGIEIVAQDLFEPQTITNARIYYMRNIIHDYPDDKAIVILKNTITAMAPDSVILIDDMVLPDCGVPWQATQIDLVMMSTLASQERTHEQWFSLLSKAGLKINKIYTYTASLQDGIIEAVPALM